The Calliphora vicina chromosome 3, idCalVici1.1, whole genome shotgun sequence genome contains a region encoding:
- the LOC135953632 gene encoding G-protein coupled receptor Mth2-like isoform X2, whose translation MNLKTTLGICILCAAFQIYHNTEIPNCAFEDTVNLTNAIKYDNGSYLYEDEGVFIPPDLVGVYEFEEIYDGRRIPVQPHLRGCVCKERNCIKFCCHPTKELITNMSRVCSADELKEELKYDPFIEVIYANGSKLRTHATRQFVVIQGVPCEGGYALLPQEDEDDKWDIFENGTMYRHFDQSFISKRDYCLMPQSMSDGTWVLNPMNCPIPNEAPLSSRINNIAMAVSVPFIVLTIFVYLFIPELRNLHGKCLISYLTSLAVGYSVLSTITLSEVVFANFVCSSLGYIGYFSFMAAFFWLSVISFDLWQNFRITGPIRIGQRKRFIMYSTYAWGVPLCLTFIVMIIQNSNMNSYYKPGIGDEYCWLKTNDWSAMIYFFGINLIIILLDTAFFIMTLHKILIIQREIKKVTMNDGGNDKSRNLRLHKNNVGLFLRLLLIMGITWLLDIFSYIENQLHPGVTNPLYYISDFMNAMTGLLIFICFVLKPKVLKLMKRRFQILRDGKIKTNNRTVTSQMSLSKTQLNVLLPR comes from the exons ATGAATTTAAAGACTACCTTGGGAATTTGCATTTTATGTGCTGCTTTCCAAATCTATCACAACACAGAGATACCAAATTGTGCCTTTGAAGATACAGTGAATCTAACGAATGCCATAAAATATGATAATGGTTCCTATTTGTATGAGGACGAAGGAGTTTTCATACCACCTGATTTAGTGGGTGTCTATGAATTTGAAGAGATCTACGATGGCAGACGTATACCAGTGCAACCCCACTTACGTGGCTGTGTGTGCAAGGAGAGAAATTGCATTAAGTTTTGCTGTCACCCTACCAAAGAGTTAATAACCAATATGTCGAGAGTGTGTTCGGCAGATGAATTGAAAGAGGAGTTGAAATACGATCCCTTTATAGAGGTGATCTATGCAAATGGCTCAAAGTTAAGGACCCATGCCACCAGACAGTTTGTTGTCATACAGGGAGTGCCGTGTGAGGGTGGCTATGCTTTGCTGCCGCAAGAGGATGAAGATGATAAATGGGATATATTTGAGAATGGCACAATGTATCGTCATTTCGATCAGTCATTTATAAGTAAAAGAGATTACTGTTTGATGCCGCAGAGCATGAGTGATGGTACATGGGTACTAAATCCCATGAATTGTCCCATACCCAATGAAGCACCTTTATCCAGTCGCATCAACAATATTG CCATGGCCGTATCAGTGCCTTTTATTGTCTTAACCATATTTGTGTATCTCTTCATACCGGAACTGCGAAATCTTCATGGCAAATGTCTGATATCATATTTAACCTCATTGGCGGTGGGCTATAGTGTTTTGAGTACCATCACTTTATCCGAAGTGGTATTTGCCAATTTCGTATGCAGCAGCTTAG GTTATATTGGTTATTTCTCTTTTATGGCTGCCTTCTTTTGGCTCAGTGTTATTAGCTTTGATTTGTGGCAGAATTTCCGTATCACCGGTCCCATACGCATTGGCCAACGTAAACGTTTTATTATGTATTCAACATATGCCTGGGGTGTACCACTGTGCTTGACTTTTATAGTGATGATCATACAGAATTCGAATATGAATTCGTATTATAAGCCGGGCATTGGTGATGAATATTGTTGGCTGAAAA CTAACGATTGGTCTGCCATGATTTACTTTTTTGGCATAAATCTAATCATTATACTATTGGATACGGCGTTCTTTATAATGACCCTGCATAAGATATTGATAATTCAAAGGGAAATTAAAAAGGTTACCATGAATGATGGAGGCAATGACAAAAGTCGTAATTTgcgtttacataaaaataa tgtTGGCCTGTTTTTGCGGCTGTTATTGATAATGGGTATAACATGGCTGTTGGATATATTTTCCTATATAGAAAATCAATTACATCCGGGTGTCACAAATCCCCTGTACTATATAAGTGATTTCATGAATGCCATGACTGGTCTCCTGATCTTTATATGTTTTGTGCTGAAACCCAAAGTATTGAAACTAATGAAACGAAG
- the LOC135953632 gene encoding G-protein coupled receptor Mth2-like isoform X1 yields MNLKTTLGICILCAAFQIYHNTEIPNCAFEDTVNLTNAIKYDNGSYLYEDEGVFIPPDLVGVYEFEEIYDGRRIPVQPHLRGCVCKERNCIKFCCHPTKELITNMSRVCSADELKEELKYDPFIEVIYANGSKLRTHATRQFVVIQGVPCEGGYALLPQEDEDDKWDIFENGTMYRHFDQSFISKRDYCLMPQSMSDGTWVLNPMNCPIPNEAPLSSRINNIAMAVSVPFIVLTIFVYLFIPELRNLHGKCLISYLTSLAVGYSVLSTITLSEVVFANFVCSSLGYIGYFSFMAAFFWLSVISFDLWQNFRITGPIRIGQRKRFIMYSTYAWGVPLCLTFIVMIIQNSNMNSYYKPGIGDEYCWLKTNDWSAMIYFFGINLIIILLDTAFFIMTLHKILIIQREIKKVTMNDGGNDKSRNLRLHKNNVGLFLRLLLIMGITWLLDIFSYIENQLHPGVTNPLYYISDFMNAMTGLLIFICFVLKPKVLKLMKRRILGREEPSENTESDYSDDEFALEDRGKNDALQFIN; encoded by the exons ATGAATTTAAAGACTACCTTGGGAATTTGCATTTTATGTGCTGCTTTCCAAATCTATCACAACACAGAGATACCAAATTGTGCCTTTGAAGATACAGTGAATCTAACGAATGCCATAAAATATGATAATGGTTCCTATTTGTATGAGGACGAAGGAGTTTTCATACCACCTGATTTAGTGGGTGTCTATGAATTTGAAGAGATCTACGATGGCAGACGTATACCAGTGCAACCCCACTTACGTGGCTGTGTGTGCAAGGAGAGAAATTGCATTAAGTTTTGCTGTCACCCTACCAAAGAGTTAATAACCAATATGTCGAGAGTGTGTTCGGCAGATGAATTGAAAGAGGAGTTGAAATACGATCCCTTTATAGAGGTGATCTATGCAAATGGCTCAAAGTTAAGGACCCATGCCACCAGACAGTTTGTTGTCATACAGGGAGTGCCGTGTGAGGGTGGCTATGCTTTGCTGCCGCAAGAGGATGAAGATGATAAATGGGATATATTTGAGAATGGCACAATGTATCGTCATTTCGATCAGTCATTTATAAGTAAAAGAGATTACTGTTTGATGCCGCAGAGCATGAGTGATGGTACATGGGTACTAAATCCCATGAATTGTCCCATACCCAATGAAGCACCTTTATCCAGTCGCATCAACAATATTG CCATGGCCGTATCAGTGCCTTTTATTGTCTTAACCATATTTGTGTATCTCTTCATACCGGAACTGCGAAATCTTCATGGCAAATGTCTGATATCATATTTAACCTCATTGGCGGTGGGCTATAGTGTTTTGAGTACCATCACTTTATCCGAAGTGGTATTTGCCAATTTCGTATGCAGCAGCTTAG GTTATATTGGTTATTTCTCTTTTATGGCTGCCTTCTTTTGGCTCAGTGTTATTAGCTTTGATTTGTGGCAGAATTTCCGTATCACCGGTCCCATACGCATTGGCCAACGTAAACGTTTTATTATGTATTCAACATATGCCTGGGGTGTACCACTGTGCTTGACTTTTATAGTGATGATCATACAGAATTCGAATATGAATTCGTATTATAAGCCGGGCATTGGTGATGAATATTGTTGGCTGAAAA CTAACGATTGGTCTGCCATGATTTACTTTTTTGGCATAAATCTAATCATTATACTATTGGATACGGCGTTCTTTATAATGACCCTGCATAAGATATTGATAATTCAAAGGGAAATTAAAAAGGTTACCATGAATGATGGAGGCAATGACAAAAGTCGTAATTTgcgtttacataaaaataa tgtTGGCCTGTTTTTGCGGCTGTTATTGATAATGGGTATAACATGGCTGTTGGATATATTTTCCTATATAGAAAATCAATTACATCCGGGTGTCACAAATCCCCTGTACTATATAAGTGATTTCATGAATGCCATGACTGGTCTCCTGATCTTTATATGTTTTGTGCTGAAACCCAAAGTATTGAAACTAATGAAACGAAG AATCTTGGGTAGAGAAGAACCATCTGAAAATACAGAATCTGATTATTCTGATGATGAATTTGCTTTAGAAGATCGTGGTAAAAATGATGCTCTACAATTTATAAATTAG